One genomic window of Sebastes umbrosus isolate fSebUmb1 chromosome 15, fSebUmb1.pri, whole genome shotgun sequence includes the following:
- the poc1bl gene encoding polypeptide N-acetylgalactosaminyltransferase 4, which translates to MRGRFSRKLVTLAKAGFMLWVLWLGYLLLTATHYPPPSSLEEDEKEHNVHARHVAIEESGADGQLARPLYVKPSPDSNAPGEWGRATHLTLSPEEKKQEQDSVERYAINIYASDKISLHRHIQDSRMNECRTKKFDYRRLPTTSVIIAFYNEAWSTLLRTIHSVLETTPAILLKEIILIDDFSDRGYLKSKLADYLSKLNRVRLIRPNKREGLVRARLIGATYATGDVLTFLDCHCECVPGWIEPLLERISENASTIVCPVIDTIDWNTFEFYTQTDEPMIGGFDWRLTFQWHSVPEVERKRRKSRSDPIRSPTMAGGLFAVSKAYFEYLGTYDTGMEVWGGENLELSFRVWQCGGSLEIHPCSHVGHVFPKKAPYARPNFLQNTVRAAEVWMDSYKNHFYNRNPPARKETFGDISERLLLRDRLKCNSFDWYLKNIYPDLHVPEDKEGWHGAIRSSGIHSECLDYNSPEHSPTGAHLSLFGCHGQGGNQYFEYTSQKEIRFNSVTELCAEVTEGQASIGMRHCPSDGELKPTSITWDFRKDGTIYHSQSDMCMTAYRTPEGRTDTQMRRCTPGDKNQQWKFEW; encoded by the exons ATGAGGGGGCGCTTCTCTCGAAAACTTGTTACTTTGGCCAAGGCTGGCTTCATGCTCTGGGTGCTGTGGTTGGGCTACCTTCTGTTGACGGCCACCCATTACCCCCCGCCTTCTTCTCTAGAGGAGGACGAGAAGGAGCACAATGTTCATGCGAGACATGTCGCCATAGAGGAGAGCGGGGCTGATGGACAGCTGGCTAGGCCCCTCTATGTTAAGCCATCACCAGACAGCAACGCGCCGGGGGAATGGGGTCGGGCCACGCACCTCACCCTCAGTccagaagaaaagaaacaggAGCAGGACAGCGTGGAGCGCTATGCTATCAATATCTATGCCAGCGATAAGATTTCCCTCCATCGGCACATCCAGGACAGCAGGATGAATGA ATGCCGAACTAAGAAGTTTGACTACCGGCGTTTACCCACAACCTCTGTGATCATAGCGTTCTACAACGAGGCCTGGTCCACCCTGCTGAGGACGATTCACAGCGTCCTGGAGACCACGCCTGCCATCCTGTTGAAAGAGATCATCCTCATCGATGACTTCAGTGACCGAG GATACCTGAAATCCAAACTAGCTGACTACCTCAGTAAACTGAATCGCGTGCGGCTCATTCGCCCCAACAAAAGGGAGGGTCTGGTCCGGGCACGTCTCATCGGTGCCACCTATGCCACGGGGGATGTACTGACATTTCTGGATTGCCACTGTGAGTGTGTCCCTGGCTGGATTGAGCCTCTGCTGGAAAG GATCAGTGAGAACGCCAGTACCATTGTGTGCCCTGTGATCGACACCATTGACTGGAACACCTTTGAGTTTTACACGCAAACGGATGAGCCGATGATCGGAGGCTTTGACTGGAGACTCACCTTTCAGTGGCACTCTGTTCCCGAAGTGGAACGCAAGAGGCGCAAGTCTCGCAGTGACCCCATCAG GTCTCCGACAATGGCAGGTGGATTATTTGCTGTGAGCAAGGCCTACTTTGAGTATCTGGGCACATATGACACGGGCATGGAGGTGTGGGGAGGAGAAAACCTGGAGCTCTCCTTCAGG GTGTGGCAGTGCGGAGGGAGCCTGGAGATTCACCCCTGCTCTCATGTGGGCCACGTGTTCCCTAAAAAGGCCCCTTATGCACGGCCCAACTTCCTCCAGAATACCGTACGAGCTGCAGAGGTTTGGATGGACTCTTATAAGAATCACTTCTACAACAGGAATCCCCCGGCCAGAAAG GAGACCTTTGGGGATATCTCAGAGCGGCTGCTGCTGAGGGATAGGCTGAAATGCAACAGTTTTGACTGGTATCTGAAGAATATCTATCCCGATCTACACGTACCTGAGGACAAGGAGGGCTGGCATGGGGCT ATACGTAGCTCAGGGATACACTCCGAATGTCTGGACTACAACTCCCCAGAGCACAGTCCCACAGGCGCCCACCTTTCTCTGTTTGGCTGCCACGGCCAGGGAGGCAACCAG TACTTTGAATACACAAGTCAAAAGGAGATCCGTTTCAACTCGGTGACAGAACTGTGTGCTGAAGTAACAGAGGGGCAGGCCTCCATCGGTATGAGGCACTGCCCTAGTGATGGGGAGCTCAAACCCACCAGCATCACCTGGGACTTCAGAAAG GATGGGACCATCTACCACTCTCAATCAGACATGTGTATGACGGCCTACCGCACGCCAGAGGGCCGCACGGACACCCAGATGAGGCGTTGCACCCCGGGAGACAAAAATCAGCAGTGGAAGTTCGAgtggtag